GCTTGCAGCCCCCTCCGCGTCTTACTTGCAGCCGAATCCGAAGCCCGGACCGTCCTTGCAGCCGCAGGGATTATTGCACCCGCCGCAGCAGCAAAGGATCAGATAGATCCAAAGGATGCACTCGATATTGCATCCGCCGCA
The DNA window shown above is from Clostridia bacterium and carries:
- a CDS encoding chorion class high-cysteine HCB protein 13 — translated: MEIREVHIMNCFCNNDCLWLLLLLFCCGGNKCGGCNIECILWIYLILCCCGGCNNPCGCKDGPGFGFGCK